Proteins co-encoded in one Spirosoma endbachense genomic window:
- a CDS encoding DJ-1/PfpI family protein, whose amino-acid sequence MKLSGKKIGVLLESDYFENEIFYYKFRFPEEGADLHFLTRLWGNERITFHGHEYRAPMDCWESFENMSDEELRSYSAIIVPSGMVSDRLRYTEDVEKIPPATEFLKRAFAEKSILKGIICHGLWLTAPATELIKGRPLVCHNNLIGDAKAYGAIYTNEDVVVDGDLVTGRSGGHAHLFAKKIIELLSTP is encoded by the coding sequence ATGAAACTGAGCGGCAAGAAAATCGGAGTTCTTCTGGAAAGCGACTACTTCGAAAATGAAATCTTCTACTACAAGTTCCGCTTCCCCGAAGAAGGTGCTGACCTGCACTTCCTGACGCGGCTGTGGGGGAATGAACGCATCACCTTCCACGGGCACGAATACAGAGCACCGATGGATTGCTGGGAGAGTTTCGAGAACATGAGCGACGAGGAATTGCGGAGTTATTCAGCCATCATTGTGCCTTCGGGCATGGTGTCAGACCGGCTTCGCTACACCGAAGACGTTGAAAAAATTCCGCCCGCAACGGAGTTTCTGAAACGGGCCTTCGCCGAGAAATCGATCCTCAAAGGAATTATCTGTCATGGTCTTTGGCTGACAGCTCCTGCTACTGAGCTGATAAAAGGGCGGCCATTGGTTTGCCATAACAACCTCATTGGCGACGCCAAAGCATACGGGGCCATCTATACCAACGAAGACGTTGTGGTCGATGGTGATCTGGTAACGGGTCGGTCGGGTGGACACGCCCATCTGTTCGCAAAAAAAATCATTGAGCTTCTATCCACACCTTAA
- a CDS encoding AGE family epimerase/isomerase, with amino-acid sequence METDITNISPGADGQSSATRTANMRIDFTFSDTISGYVVEFIPTEKAFILETSDGRQFKLYLIASTYARSVRNLDEPYQDATGVMFEMLSQKGQFVHAYGTFYPGVDEGEPVFEVQWLIFPGHHPMEYRHESQDWWIHQISSIATSYLKWQFNYPEEPIDYSRYRTMLHLAGAKKGDYLQETDTISRMIYGFASAYMLTGNDSFLEGAEKGTEYLREHMRFFDQDADLIYWYHGLKLDGAKETKLLTSEFGDDYYSIPMYEQIYALAGPTQTFRITGDKNILFDIEKTIDLFEMYYKDKEQEGYFSHIDPIGLDPRDESLAHNRARKNWNSVGDHAPAYLINLYLATGEKKYADFLEYTFDTITKYFPDYENSPFVQEKFMEDWSKDQTWGWQQNRAVVGHNLKIAWNLMRMQSLTPKQEYLDFAKKIAELMPKAGSDQQRGGWYDVVERQVKPNTKRHQFVWHDRKAWWQQEQAILAYMILYGILDDKEYEKQAREAAAFYNAFFLDTDDGGVYFNVFSNGMPYLLGNERFKGSHSMSAYHSTELCYLSTVYTNLLITKQPTYFYFKPYPDSFKDNILYVSPDILPKGSIYISECFINDEPYTNFNAEELTVKLPDSSEQVRVKVLITPV; translated from the coding sequence ATGGAAACTGACATCACAAACATTTCTCCGGGTGCCGATGGGCAATCCTCCGCTACGCGAACTGCCAACATGCGGATCGACTTCACGTTTTCGGATACAATTTCGGGCTATGTCGTCGAATTTATTCCGACCGAAAAGGCCTTTATTCTGGAAACGTCTGATGGTCGTCAATTCAAGCTGTATCTGATTGCGTCTACCTACGCCCGGTCAGTGCGCAACCTGGATGAGCCGTATCAGGACGCTACGGGAGTCATGTTCGAGATGCTTTCTCAGAAAGGCCAGTTCGTTCATGCCTATGGTACCTTCTATCCGGGTGTTGACGAAGGCGAACCCGTATTTGAAGTGCAGTGGCTGATCTTTCCGGGTCATCACCCAATGGAGTATCGGCATGAAAGCCAGGATTGGTGGATTCACCAGATCAGCTCCATAGCAACAAGCTACCTCAAATGGCAATTCAACTACCCCGAGGAGCCAATTGACTACAGCCGCTATCGGACAATGCTGCACCTGGCCGGAGCCAAAAAAGGAGATTATCTGCAGGAAACCGACACCATCTCCCGCATGATTTACGGATTTGCTTCGGCTTACATGCTAACCGGTAACGATTCGTTTCTGGAAGGTGCCGAAAAAGGAACCGAGTATCTGCGCGAACACATGCGTTTCTTCGATCAGGATGCCGACCTCATTTACTGGTATCACGGCCTGAAACTAGATGGCGCAAAAGAAACAAAACTGCTTACCTCAGAATTCGGCGACGATTACTACTCGATTCCGATGTATGAGCAGATTTATGCGCTTGCCGGACCAACGCAAACCTTCCGCATCACTGGCGATAAAAACATTTTGTTCGACATCGAAAAGACAATTGACCTCTTTGAGATGTATTACAAAGACAAAGAGCAGGAAGGCTATTTCTCCCACATCGACCCAATCGGACTCGATCCTCGCGATGAGTCGCTGGCTCACAACCGCGCCCGTAAGAACTGGAATTCCGTTGGTGACCACGCTCCTGCCTATCTGATTAATTTATACCTGGCTACTGGCGAAAAGAAATACGCCGACTTCCTGGAGTATACCTTCGATACGATCACCAAGTATTTCCCTGACTACGAAAACAGTCCGTTTGTTCAGGAGAAGTTCATGGAAGACTGGAGCAAAGACCAGACCTGGGGCTGGCAGCAAAACCGGGCGGTAGTAGGTCACAACCTCAAAATTGCCTGGAACCTGATGCGTATGCAGTCGCTCACACCGAAGCAGGAATACCTCGACTTTGCCAAGAAGATTGCCGAACTCATGCCCAAAGCGGGTTCTGATCAGCAGCGGGGTGGCTGGTACGATGTTGTCGAACGTCAGGTGAAGCCAAACACAAAGCGCCATCAGTTTGTCTGGCATGACCGCAAAGCGTGGTGGCAGCAGGAGCAGGCGATTCTGGCCTATATGATCCTGTACGGGATTCTGGACGATAAAGAATACGAAAAGCAAGCTCGCGAAGCGGCTGCCTTCTATAATGCCTTCTTCCTGGATACCGACGATGGTGGCGTTTATTTCAACGTTTTCTCCAACGGGATGCCTTATTTGTTGGGTAACGAACGTTTCAAAGGTAGCCACTCGATGAGCGCCTATCACAGCACCGAGTTGTGCTACCTCTCAACGGTATACACCAACCTGCTGATTACCAAACAACCAACGTATTTCTACTTCAAGCCGTATCCAGATTCATTTAAGGATAACATCCTGTATGTATCGCCGGACATTCTGCCTAAAGGAAGCATCTACATCAGTGAATGTTTTATTAACGATGAACCCTACACAAACTTCAACGCCGAAGAACTGACCGTAAAACTGCCAGACTCCAGCGAACAGGTGCGTGTAAAGGTTTTGATTACACCGGTTTAA
- a CDS encoding VOC family protein yields MADMVFSHIALSCADPAQTEQFYSEHFGFRRGRVIPLGGDNEIVFLKNDQSVYLELFRADAENPGVPVATNDGPHYVGIRHLAFQVSDVDATVKAMGSAAEITLGPLDFSDFIPGWKTVWLKDPDGNIVEISQGYTDQTD; encoded by the coding sequence ATGGCAGACATGGTTTTTTCACACATCGCGCTGTCCTGCGCAGATCCGGCCCAAACCGAACAGTTTTATAGTGAACATTTTGGATTTCGCCGGGGACGGGTAATTCCACTGGGTGGTGATAATGAGATCGTTTTCCTGAAAAACGATCAATCCGTTTATCTGGAGTTGTTCCGGGCCGATGCCGAGAATCCGGGCGTGCCTGTAGCAACGAACGACGGGCCGCATTATGTGGGTATCCGGCACCTTGCCTTTCAGGTTTCCGACGTCGACGCCACCGTGAAAGCCATGGGAAGCGCGGCCGAGATTACCCTGGGGCCACTGGATTTCAGTGACTTTATACCCGGCTGGAAAACCGTCTGGCTCAAAGATCCAGATGGCAATATCGTTGAAATCAGCCAGGGCTATACCGATCAGACAGACTAG
- a CDS encoding STAS domain-containing protein: protein MSFTILAEAKKIAKITLTGEIDSLSAREFQKEIEKMAAESPDELVLFVENLTFISSAGLRVLIFAKQKMGSGLAIYIVKPQESVIETLEKTGLQHSVNIVDQYL, encoded by the coding sequence ATGAGTTTTACAATACTCGCAGAAGCTAAAAAAATTGCCAAGATTACACTGACGGGCGAAATTGATTCGCTTTCGGCAAGAGAGTTCCAGAAAGAGATTGAGAAGATGGCGGCAGAGTCGCCGGATGAGCTGGTACTCTTTGTTGAGAACCTCACGTTCATCTCTTCAGCCGGTTTACGGGTACTGATTTTTGCCAAGCAAAAAATGGGTTCCGGCCTGGCGATCTATATCGTGAAGCCTCAGGAGTCGGTTATTGAAACGCTGGAAAAAACCGGCCTTCAACACAGCGTCAACATCGTGGATCAGTACCTCTAA
- a CDS encoding WD40 repeat domain-containing protein: MVEIYNKIDYTNPFPGLRSFDHEDSYLFFGRDQHIRELRTMLHTAPLLAIVGNSGSGKSSLIKAGLIPALQRESTNWSVITLTLGGNPFQSLTAALQQYFTDQKIDISNLDIDHLLRHDPDTLTRLLPNQQKQSTLLFIDQFEEIFRYRLDDSEAATQQDDVTLFIQLLLVAIQQRDNPIFIVLTMRSDFLDYCTLYEGLTEAINTGSYLLPKMNKAEIQEVITKPIETLGAQITPSLTERLLLDTGQNAHQLPVLQHALMRIWKCWKETATPDEAIDIGHYEAIGTMANAISIHAEELYASLSSDKSRQAAEKIFKSLITLGIDDRSVINSLSINNIKAVTGLPEYLIFDIVDRFRAREASFLMPFAGTSVGQDTIISISRGRIVQLWERLLVWSQEETESAKLYKEIAKSSAQYQEGKTGLLVPPELHIALKWQKENKPTLAWAQRYDIFFERAITYLEYSKDQYEFEVQSREKRQKQDIRRTRILAVTGITLAVLAIITAIYFTLLAGEAKQARKDAESNAQNARREQQNAENQTKEAVSQSKIAKQLQEIAEQQRLLTEEQQKIAESQRQYAQEQQKLAISQQIRADKERGIAVQQKTLADIATGIASAAEKRAKAASIISDSLKVLAEKTSEREKQNAKEASRLSMLAIAQSIAIKSLQLPEKNKDSLPKLLSVVAYQLNIASGGQPNSPAIFSALSKAGDKKAIFEGHRDNVRAVAIKPGGNFIASSSDDGTVRVWQLDNNQAVTVFTPTRRSTGGFRSVAFSGDGKQLFAGNTDGRIHVWDIAQPKKGIYYSTTPSPIFDLLPYKDGSQLVSVSTSGNVRIWKITDKGLDSLAHISTGYKLYAAQLSPDGTHLVCGSDNGRLVAINLADRTKAPVVTSRPELRGNRVSALAFSSDGKSLVTGSLSGEVLLWNFSNNRISGLVSFLPGAHVASVTGALISPNGEYILTSSLDGSVRIWTHADIRQAPIMISDYRTWIMNITLSTDGNRLFYYGADQTIRSMSINTKMLYTNVLKAAKGNLSDQEWNKLMAGYLAQPGILLNTN, from the coding sequence ATGGTAGAGATTTACAATAAAATCGACTATACAAATCCTTTCCCTGGGTTAAGGAGTTTCGACCACGAAGACTCCTACTTGTTTTTTGGCCGTGATCAACACATCCGCGAACTCAGGACGATGTTGCATACGGCTCCCCTGTTAGCCATTGTCGGCAATTCAGGGAGTGGCAAATCATCACTTATTAAAGCTGGTCTGATTCCTGCCCTACAACGCGAAAGCACAAATTGGTCGGTTATCACCCTAACCCTGGGTGGCAATCCATTTCAAAGTCTTACTGCGGCACTTCAGCAATATTTTACTGATCAGAAAATCGATATCAGCAATCTGGATATCGACCACCTGCTTCGTCACGATCCGGATACGTTAACCAGGCTTCTTCCTAACCAGCAAAAACAATCTACTCTGCTGTTTATTGACCAGTTTGAGGAAATTTTCCGGTATCGACTTGACGACTCAGAGGCAGCTACCCAACAAGACGACGTCACCCTTTTTATTCAGCTGCTTTTGGTGGCCATCCAACAGCGCGATAATCCAATCTTTATCGTGTTGACCATGCGTTCTGACTTTCTGGATTATTGTACACTCTACGAAGGGCTTACTGAGGCCATCAACACAGGGTCGTATCTGCTGCCCAAAATGAATAAGGCCGAAATTCAGGAAGTAATCACTAAACCCATAGAAACATTAGGTGCCCAGATTACACCATCTCTAACCGAAAGACTGCTTCTCGACACAGGCCAGAATGCGCATCAGTTGCCCGTTTTGCAACATGCACTGATGCGCATCTGGAAATGCTGGAAAGAAACGGCCACACCCGATGAGGCAATTGATATTGGGCATTACGAAGCCATCGGCACAATGGCCAATGCCATTTCGATCCACGCCGAAGAATTGTACGCCAGCCTGTCATCGGATAAAAGCAGGCAGGCTGCTGAAAAAATTTTTAAGTCGTTAATTACACTGGGAATCGACGACAGAAGTGTAATTAATTCACTCAGTATCAATAATATAAAAGCAGTAACCGGCTTGCCGGAGTATTTAATTTTCGACATAGTAGATCGTTTTCGGGCGCGCGAAGCGTCTTTTCTGATGCCTTTTGCCGGTACATCGGTTGGCCAGGATACGATTATCAGCATTTCACGGGGCCGGATCGTTCAACTGTGGGAGCGTCTGCTGGTCTGGAGTCAGGAAGAAACTGAATCGGCCAAACTCTACAAAGAAATTGCCAAATCATCGGCACAGTATCAGGAAGGAAAAACAGGTTTGCTGGTTCCTCCTGAACTCCATATTGCGCTCAAGTGGCAGAAAGAAAATAAGCCAACATTAGCCTGGGCTCAACGCTATGACATCTTCTTTGAGCGAGCCATAACCTACCTGGAATATAGCAAAGACCAGTATGAGTTTGAAGTTCAAAGCCGGGAAAAACGCCAGAAACAAGACATCCGCCGAACGCGGATACTGGCCGTTACTGGCATCACATTAGCCGTTCTTGCCATCATAACGGCTATTTATTTTACCCTACTGGCGGGCGAAGCCAAACAGGCACGAAAAGACGCTGAAAGCAATGCGCAAAATGCCCGTCGAGAGCAGCAAAACGCCGAGAACCAGACTAAAGAAGCGGTTTCACAGAGCAAAATTGCCAAGCAGTTGCAGGAAATTGCCGAGCAGCAACGCTTATTAACTGAAGAACAGCAGAAAATCGCCGAATCGCAGCGACAATACGCCCAGGAACAACAAAAACTTGCGATCAGTCAGCAGATCAGGGCCGACAAAGAACGGGGCATTGCCGTTCAGCAGAAAACCCTGGCCGATATTGCAACGGGTATTGCCTCGGCTGCCGAAAAACGAGCCAAAGCCGCCAGTATAATTTCGGATAGTTTGAAAGTGCTGGCCGAAAAGACCAGCGAGCGGGAGAAACAAAATGCGAAAGAAGCGAGTCGGCTGAGTATGCTGGCCATTGCCCAATCCATTGCCATCAAGTCACTTCAGCTTCCCGAAAAAAACAAAGATTCACTACCCAAACTGTTATCGGTAGTCGCGTATCAACTCAATATCGCCAGTGGCGGGCAGCCCAATTCGCCCGCTATTTTTTCTGCCCTATCGAAAGCGGGTGATAAAAAGGCTATTTTTGAGGGACACCGCGACAATGTCAGAGCGGTGGCGATAAAACCCGGCGGAAACTTCATTGCCTCATCGAGCGACGATGGCACGGTTCGGGTCTGGCAACTGGACAACAATCAGGCTGTTACCGTTTTTACACCCACCCGCCGATCGACGGGTGGATTTCGGTCAGTGGCCTTTTCTGGCGATGGTAAACAGTTATTTGCTGGGAATACCGACGGTCGGATCCATGTCTGGGATATCGCCCAGCCGAAAAAAGGAATCTATTATTCGACTACACCCTCGCCAATTTTTGACTTATTACCCTACAAAGATGGCTCACAACTGGTTTCGGTGAGCACATCGGGGAATGTCAGAATCTGGAAAATTACCGACAAAGGGCTCGACTCGCTGGCGCATATCTCGACAGGCTATAAACTCTACGCGGCCCAATTATCTCCCGATGGCACTCATCTGGTTTGTGGATCTGACAACGGACGGCTGGTAGCCATCAATCTGGCCGACAGAACCAAAGCACCCGTGGTTACGAGTCGACCCGAACTCAGAGGAAATCGCGTATCTGCCCTTGCATTTAGTTCAGATGGCAAATCACTGGTCACGGGTAGTTTATCGGGCGAGGTGCTTCTCTGGAATTTTAGCAATAACCGAATTAGTGGTCTGGTATCGTTCCTGCCAGGCGCTCATGTTGCCAGTGTAACCGGTGCGCTTATTTCGCCCAATGGCGAATACATTCTGACGAGTAGTCTGGATGGGTCGGTTCGCATCTGGACTCATGCCGACATTCGGCAGGCCCCAATCATGATCAGCGATTACCGGACCTGGATTATGAATATTACCCTTAGTACGGATGGCAACCGGCTGTTCTATTACGGGGCCGATCAGACAATTCGATCGATGAGCATCAATACAAAGATGCTCTATACGAATGTCCTCAAAGCCGCCAAAGGTAACTTATCTGATCAGGAATGGAATAAACTAATGGCTGGCTACCTGGCACAACCAGGGATCTTACTCAACACAAACTAG
- the glgX gene encoding glycogen debranching protein GlgX has protein sequence MTDNRIDYYPTHEHEGIKFRRGHTLPFGATMVANGVNFSIYSSASTSCTLVLFERGEAEPFAEIPFPDEFRIGNVYSMIVFELNYERLEYGYRMDGPYNPAAGLRFNKSLILSDPYAKVIGGRDTWLNKPNWDNVYQYRSRLAFEDFDWEHDHPLETPIEDLVIYEMHVRGFTKHESSGVKNPGTFSAIRSKVAYLKELGINCVELLPIYEFDEWENSRESPTTGEVLVNYWGYSTVNFFAPKAGYAATGKFGMQVDEVKTLIKELHKSGIEVMLDVVFNHTAEGDHRGPTISFRGIDNKTYYMLTPEGYYFNFSGTGNTLNCNNPVVRNMVLDCLRYWASEYHIDGFRFDLAAILGRAQDGRPLSNPPLLESLAFDPILAKCKLIAEAWDAGGLYQVGSFPAYGRWAEWNGKYRDSVRKFLKSDPGEVGGMIQRVMGSPDLYSLRGPTASINFITCHDGFSLYDMFAYNEKHNEANGENNNDGANDNNSWNCGWEGETSDPAINFLRHKQVKNALAILLVSQGVPMVLMGDEVGRTQKGNNNTYCQDNDLNWFDWTQQETNADLYNFARGMINFRRVHPVLRSPTHFQYWDYVGSGYPDISFHGTKAWNCDRSASSRSFAFLLCGDHAKQGIVKDDMVYVAMNMYWGGLHFELPALPPEKKWYLFANTDMPSPVDIYENGQESLLANQSDFLVGSRSVVILIGK, from the coding sequence ATGACCGATAATCGGATTGATTATTACCCAACCCACGAGCATGAGGGCATCAAGTTTCGGCGCGGCCATACACTACCATTCGGAGCAACAATGGTGGCTAATGGTGTCAATTTCAGCATTTACTCCAGCGCTTCGACTTCGTGTACGCTCGTGCTTTTTGAGCGGGGCGAAGCCGAACCATTCGCCGAAATTCCGTTCCCCGATGAATTTCGGATCGGGAATGTGTATTCCATGATCGTTTTTGAGCTCAATTACGAACGGCTCGAATACGGTTATCGGATGGATGGGCCTTATAATCCAGCCGCCGGTCTACGCTTCAATAAGTCGCTCATTCTGAGTGATCCTTATGCAAAAGTTATTGGTGGACGAGATACCTGGCTGAACAAACCCAATTGGGACAATGTGTACCAGTATCGCTCACGGCTGGCTTTCGAAGACTTTGACTGGGAGCACGATCACCCGCTCGAAACACCCATCGAAGATCTGGTGATCTATGAAATGCACGTTCGGGGTTTTACGAAACACGAATCGTCGGGGGTTAAAAATCCGGGCACATTCAGCGCCATCCGCTCCAAGGTGGCCTACCTGAAAGAGCTGGGTATCAATTGCGTCGAGCTACTACCCATCTACGAGTTCGATGAGTGGGAAAATAGTCGCGAAAGCCCCACAACGGGCGAAGTTCTGGTTAATTACTGGGGCTATAGCACCGTTAACTTTTTCGCCCCCAAAGCTGGGTATGCCGCTACGGGTAAGTTTGGGATGCAGGTCGATGAGGTAAAAACGCTCATTAAGGAACTGCACAAAAGCGGCATCGAGGTCATGCTCGATGTGGTTTTCAACCACACTGCCGAAGGCGATCATCGGGGCCCAACGATTTCGTTTCGGGGAATCGACAACAAGACCTATTACATGCTGACGCCGGAAGGCTATTATTTCAACTTCTCCGGCACCGGTAATACGTTGAATTGTAATAATCCGGTGGTTCGTAACATGGTGCTCGATTGCCTGCGTTACTGGGCATCGGAATACCACATCGATGGTTTCCGCTTCGACCTGGCCGCCATTCTTGGGCGTGCTCAGGATGGTCGGCCGCTGAGTAATCCACCCCTGCTGGAGTCGCTGGCTTTTGACCCTATTCTGGCCAAGTGTAAACTGATTGCCGAAGCCTGGGATGCGGGTGGCCTGTATCAGGTTGGCTCCTTCCCAGCCTACGGCCGCTGGGCCGAATGGAACGGTAAATACCGTGATAGCGTCCGCAAGTTTCTGAAGAGCGACCCCGGTGAGGTTGGTGGCATGATTCAGCGGGTTATGGGTTCGCCGGATTTATACAGTCTGCGCGGTCCAACGGCCAGTATCAACTTCATTACCTGCCACGATGGTTTTTCGCTGTACGACATGTTTGCGTATAACGAAAAACACAACGAAGCGAACGGCGAGAACAATAATGACGGAGCGAATGACAATAACTCCTGGAACTGTGGCTGGGAAGGTGAAACCAGTGACCCGGCCATTAACTTCCTGCGTCACAAGCAAGTTAAAAATGCGCTCGCTATTCTGCTGGTAAGCCAGGGCGTACCGATGGTGTTGATGGGCGACGAAGTGGGCCGGACCCAGAAAGGCAATAATAATACCTATTGCCAGGACAATGACCTCAACTGGTTCGATTGGACGCAGCAAGAAACAAACGCCGATCTGTACAATTTTGCCCGGGGCATGATCAATTTCCGGCGCGTACACCCCGTGTTGCGAAGCCCAACTCATTTTCAGTACTGGGACTACGTTGGCAGTGGCTATCCGGACATCAGCTTCCACGGAACCAAAGCCTGGAACTGCGATCGGTCGGCATCAAGTCGGTCCTTTGCCTTCCTGCTCTGTGGTGATCATGCCAAGCAGGGTATTGTGAAAGACGATATGGTGTACGTTGCCATGAATATGTACTGGGGAGGGCTTCATTTCGAGCTGCCTGCGCTGCCCCCCGAAAAAAAATGGTATCTATTCGCCAATACCGATATGCCATCTCCAGTCGACATCTACGAAAACGGACAGGAATCATTACTGGCCAATCAGTCTGATTTTCTGGTTGGTAGCCGTAGCGTAGTTATCCTGATCGGCAAGTAG
- a CDS encoding STAS domain-containing protein: MNVTSSTVEAITVIEASGSIDSKTAPEFERTAIAAIQGQKEVIIDLTNVEFLSSAGLRVLLMIYRQVKTQSGKVVLVGTSEEIQDIMANTGFLSFFITVDTLDEGIKTLKAS, translated from the coding sequence ATGAACGTAACGTCAAGTACGGTTGAGGCCATCACCGTCATCGAAGCATCTGGTAGTATCGACAGCAAAACAGCACCCGAATTCGAACGGACAGCTATCGCGGCTATTCAGGGACAAAAAGAAGTCATCATCGACCTGACCAATGTCGAGTTTTTATCCAGTGCCGGTTTACGGGTACTACTGATGATTTACCGACAGGTAAAAACCCAAAGCGGCAAAGTGGTGCTGGTGGGCACATCCGAAGAAATTCAGGACATCATGGCCAACACCGGGTTTCTATCCTTCTTTATCACGGTCGATACGCTCGACGAAGGCATCAAAACCCTTAAAGCCTCGTAA
- a CDS encoding ATP-binding protein, producing the protein MERITFPGTLDSLEGIRQIVKEESQRAGLSKKAAYNLILAIDEIATNIIVHGYEETGNEGPVDVLTENSDGKLTVILEDDAPPFDPLKRELPNEEFFNKPLEERPIGGMGIHLTINAVDEFKYELADNRNRNIFIVKTGDN; encoded by the coding sequence ATGGAACGTATAACGTTTCCGGGTACCCTCGATTCGCTTGAGGGTATCCGGCAGATAGTAAAAGAAGAATCCCAGCGGGCCGGATTGTCCAAGAAAGCCGCTTATAATCTCATCCTGGCCATCGATGAGATTGCTACCAATATCATCGTTCATGGCTACGAAGAAACGGGTAATGAAGGACCGGTAGATGTATTAACCGAGAATTCTGACGGCAAACTTACGGTCATTCTCGAAGATGATGCCCCACCGTTCGATCCGCTGAAACGGGAGTTACCCAATGAAGAATTTTTCAATAAGCCTCTCGAAGAGCGGCCCATTGGAGGGATGGGTATACACCTGACGATCAACGCAGTTGATGAATTCAAGTATGAACTGGCCGACAATCGAAACCGCAATATTTTTATCGTAAAAACCGGCGACAACTAA